From Poecile atricapillus isolate bPoeAtr1 chromosome 11, bPoeAtr1.hap1, whole genome shotgun sequence, one genomic window encodes:
- the LYSMD4 gene encoding lysM and putative peptidoglycan-binding domain-containing protein 4, whose translation MRLNESRTRPFQAPATVRTFPGRQVYVFPNGRSDSDESSEEELNVMELRPRGKEQQRGSTRDRLGDVVLLERELTEEDSLNKLALQYGCKVADIKRVNNFIREQDLYALKSIKIPVRPHGLLTESAGALRPPPAEPAQPGLTRVELPEPEPGAGGSAGGRRLSEYFRGIDQSIQDAVQVEVQLNAEYGGEGLERPLPEAGKRDTGNGADCGIQWWNAVFIMLLIGIVLPVFYIIYFKTQGLVAHTFNTTTSNVSTAGLEGKLPQGSVVGKKS comes from the exons ATGAGGCTGAATGAGAGCCGGACAAGACccttccaggctcctgccacTGTCCGCACCTTCCCGGGCAGGCAGGTGTACGTGTTCCCCAATGGCCGGTCAGACTCGGACGAGTCCTCAGAGGAGGAGCTGAACGTGATGGAATTGCGGCCCAGGGGCAAGGAGCAGCAGCGGGGCAGCACCCgggacaggctgggggatgtggTGCTTCTGGAGAGGGAGCTCACCGAGGAGGACAGCCTCAACAAGCTGGCCCTGCAGTACGGCTGTAAG GTTGCGGATATCAAACGCGTCAACAATTTCATCCGTGAGCAGGACCTGTATGCGCTGAAGTCCATCAAGATCCCGGTGCGGCCGCACGGGCTGCTCACCGAGAGCGCCGGGGCCCTGCGGCCGCCCCCGGCGGAGCCCGCCCAGCCCGGCCTGACGCGCGTGGAGCTGCCGGAGCCCGAGCCCGGCGCGGGCGGCTCCGCTGGCGGCCGGCGCCTCAGTGAGTACTTCAGGGGCATCGACCAGAGCATCCAGGACGCCGTGCAGGTGGAGGTGCAGCTGAACGCGGAGTACGGcggggaggggctggagaggcCCCTGCCCGAGGCGGGGAAGCGGGACACTGGTAACGGTGCAGACTGTGGAATCCAGTGGTGGAATGCCGTGTTCATTATGCTTCTGATAGGAATTGTCCTGCCGGTGTTTTATATCATCTACTTTAAAACGCAAGGCCTGGTGGCCCACACCTTTAACACAACAACCTCAAATGTTTCAACAGCTGGATTGGAAGGGAAATTGCCACAAGGCTCAGTCGTAGGGAAAAAATCCTAA